A stretch of Lactuca sativa cultivar Salinas chromosome 6, Lsat_Salinas_v11, whole genome shotgun sequence DNA encodes these proteins:
- the LOC111908529 gene encoding uncharacterized protein LOC111908529: MDPTIHMEFLKSFDSDDDVEFVETFFNVVQHVHAEESSNAARTRAVVNRDRQAAHDLLVRDYFADNCLYNDDSFERRFRLNKAIFLRISNALESRYDFFKQKPDARGRMGFSSIQKCVAALRYLGYGIAFDASDEYLKVSERTVVECIDWFSACFYEVFQEEYLHKPTQHDIERLYSAHEARHGFPGMLGSLDCTHVAWEKCPTAWRGQFTRGDIGEPTIILEVVASQDLWIWHAFFGVVGSNNDLNVLGQSPLFNDIWTSKAPDMTFTVNGHAYKYGYYLGDGIYPDYSTLMKAYSVPRSEKAKFFTKKQESARKDIERAFGVLKQT, encoded by the coding sequence atggATCCCACAATACATATggaatttttaaaaagttttgatTCGGATGACGACGTAGAATTCGTCGAGACATTCTTCAATGTTGTGCAACACGTTCACGCCGAAGAAAGTTCGAATGCAGCGCGTACAAGGGCGGTCGTCAATCGTGATCGCCAAGCCGCACACGACTTATTGGTACGTGATTACTTTGCCGATAATTGTCTTTATAATGACGACTCATTCGAACGTCGTTTCCGTCTGAATAAGGCTATATTTTTACGTATTAGTAATGCTTTAGAATCTCGTTatgattttttcaaacaaaaacccgACGCTAGAGGAAGAATGGGTTTTAGTAGTATACAAAAATGTGTGGCTGCTCTTAGGTATTTGGGATACGGTATAGCATTTGATGCATCTGACGAATACTTGAAAGTATCCGAGAGGACCGTAGTTGAATGCATAGATTGGTTTTCTGCATGTTTTTATGAGGTTTTTCAAGAAGAATATTTGCATAAACCTACTCAACATGATATTGAGAGATTATATTCGGCTCATGAAGCGAGGCATGGATTTCCTGGTATGCTTGGCAGTCTAGATTGTACGCATGTGGCTTGGGAAAAATGTCCAACTGCATGGCGTGGTCAGTTCACTCGAGGAGATATAGGTGAACCAACTATCATCCTAGAAGTTGTTGCATCTCAAGATTTGTGGATATGGCATGCCTTTTTTGGAGTAGTGGGGTCTAACAACGACCTTAATGTTCTTGGTCAGTCTCCACTTTTCAACGATATTTGGACCAGCAAAGCACCTGATATGACATTCACGGTAAACGGGCACGCGTACAAATACGGTTACTACCTTGGTGATGGGATATACCCAGATTATTCTACATTGATGAAGGCATACTCGGTTCCTCGAAGTGAAAAAGCaaaattttttacaaaaaaacagGAATCGGCGAGAAAGGATATCGAGAGGGCATTTGGAGTCCTTAAGCAAACATGA